A window of Synechococcales cyanobacterium CNB contains these coding sequences:
- a CDS encoding sigma-70 family RNA polymerase sigma factor — translation MDDLCTLLLRTHRGHEPSARRLWEAQAPRLVAVARAVLGRRCGANDAEDAVQAVFCRVLELDRRSVRAVRDPGAWLAQMTRRESLNMLRAARRAAVREREHDGGRAIGASQREAGLTAALAALPRHLREVVVLRHTAGLTFEQVSLTLGVNRNTVASRHRLAMERLRNALGADGDGSNTGRRSEPCTTISNGG, via the coding sequence GTGGACGATCTGTGCACACTGCTGCTGAGAACGCACCGGGGCCACGAGCCGTCGGCGCGGCGCCTGTGGGAGGCGCAGGCGCCGCGGCTCGTTGCGGTTGCGCGGGCGGTGCTGGGGCGGCGATGCGGCGCGAACGACGCCGAGGACGCGGTGCAGGCGGTGTTCTGCCGCGTGCTGGAACTGGATAGACGATCGGTTCGGGCGGTGCGCGATCCGGGCGCGTGGCTGGCGCAGATGACGCGGCGAGAGTCGCTGAACATGCTGCGGGCGGCGAGAAGAGCAGCGGTGCGCGAGCGCGAACACGACGGCGGTCGAGCGATTGGAGCCTCGCAGCGCGAGGCGGGGCTGACGGCCGCGCTGGCGGCGCTGCCGAGGCACTTGCGGGAGGTTGTGGTGCTGCGGCACACGGCGGGGCTGACGTTCGAGCAGGTGTCGCTCACGCTGGGGGTGAACCGGAACACGGTGGCGTCGCGGCATCGGCTGGCGATGGAACGATTGCGGAACGCGTTGGGAGCGGACGGGGACGGGTCGAACACGGGACGAAGGAGCGAGCCATGCACGACGATCTCGAACGGCGGCTGA
- a CDS encoding class I SAM-dependent methyltransferase, translated as MDTTGGGFYDDPRIYDILHADGTAEEVAGLESICRRFLPRWRPGRGTWLEPACGTARCLRAAVRRGIDCIGIDIHPASVEYARARLRAIRSSARWRIELGDMTDLSAFVNAGSISFAFCLINTIRHLPDGRSLAAHLREIAHVLRPGGVYAVGLSITAYRCEQPSEDHWQGRRGDTHVHQVVQYLPPGDAANPEPRSELVVSHLTITRRGRVEHRDATYRLRTYNLSQWLGVIARSPLCVLAVVDEHGDDAFAHEPGYAIFVLGKR; from the coding sequence ATGGACACCACCGGCGGAGGCTTCTACGACGACCCTCGCATCTACGACATCCTCCACGCCGACGGCACCGCCGAAGAAGTCGCAGGCCTCGAATCCATCTGCCGACGCTTCCTCCCTCGCTGGCGACCCGGTCGCGGAACCTGGCTCGAACCAGCCTGCGGCACGGCGCGCTGCCTCCGCGCCGCCGTCCGCCGCGGCATCGACTGCATCGGCATCGACATCCACCCCGCCTCGGTCGAGTACGCCCGGGCCCGCCTCCGCGCCATCCGCTCTTCCGCCCGCTGGCGCATCGAACTCGGCGACATGACAGACCTCTCGGCCTTCGTCAACGCAGGCTCCATCTCGTTCGCCTTCTGCCTCATCAACACCATCCGTCATCTCCCTGATGGCCGCTCGCTCGCCGCGCACCTCCGAGAGATCGCCCACGTCCTCCGCCCCGGCGGCGTCTACGCTGTCGGGCTTAGCATCACCGCCTACCGCTGCGAACAACCGTCCGAGGACCACTGGCAAGGACGCCGTGGCGATACGCACGTCCATCAGGTCGTCCAATACCTCCCACCCGGCGACGCCGCCAATCCCGAGCCTCGCTCCGAACTCGTCGTCAGCCATCTCACCATCACGCGCCGAGGACGAGTCGAGCACCGCGACGCTACCTACCGCTTGCGAACCTACAACCTCTCACAATGGCTCGGCGTCATCGCTCGCTCACCATTGTGCGTGCTCGCCGTCGTCGATGAACACGGCGACGACGCCTTCGCCCACGAACCCGGCTACGCCATCTTCGTCCTCGGCAAGCGCTAG
- a CDS encoding type II/IV secretion system protein, with the protein MRIRRLLGPGERTNGPRAATTPARALAADEFSRVADLLGPLRVSPDKLRQFPRAEGSDSDPWDVMLAMLAMDEQQALSRLAERTGLPFDPEPRLQDSASRFYEVVPADLARQQQVAGLSSDGQTMTVVTSQPMQPAVFNLVEDLLSMPLRIVLAPRVAVANVLNRGYEQRGDLVTEIIEELPLDQSAIESAAAGLSSSTDLLSLARQTPVIRLVNMILFEALRRRASDVHVHPQENRLVIRFRIDGMLVDAFTPPMSLAAAISSRMKVMTELDIANRHSPQDGHTSVRIGQKKVDVRLSCIPTVFGERLVLRLLDQSQTQLSLDEIGMAKRMQAQLLDLIDRPTGMILVTGPTGSGKTTTLYAALGRVDRGSRNVMTIEDPVEYHLDGISQMQVNPKRGVTFATGLRALLRQDPDVILVGEIRDKETAQLAIQASLTGHLVLATLHTNDAPSAIPRLIDIGVEPYLVTSCLLAVLAQRLVRRVCPACGGAQTHDGARCDACFGAGYRGRVAVYEIMSMNDELRRLTARRADGVTLYQAAVDAGFHPMRDDAAEKVAQGLTDQAEVYRVLH; encoded by the coding sequence ATGCGCATCCGCCGACTCCTCGGCCCCGGCGAGCGAACCAACGGCCCACGCGCCGCCACCACCCCCGCGCGCGCGCTCGCCGCCGACGAGTTCTCCCGCGTCGCCGACCTCCTCGGCCCGCTCCGCGTCAGCCCCGACAAACTCCGTCAGTTCCCCCGCGCAGAAGGCTCCGACTCCGACCCCTGGGACGTCATGCTCGCCATGCTCGCCATGGACGAGCAGCAGGCCCTCTCACGCCTCGCCGAACGCACCGGCCTCCCCTTCGACCCCGAGCCACGCCTCCAGGACTCCGCCAGCCGCTTCTACGAGGTCGTCCCCGCCGACCTCGCACGCCAGCAGCAGGTCGCGGGCCTCTCCAGCGACGGCCAGACCATGACCGTCGTCACCAGCCAGCCCATGCAGCCCGCCGTCTTCAACCTCGTTGAAGACCTCCTCTCCATGCCCCTGCGCATCGTCCTCGCCCCCCGCGTCGCCGTCGCCAACGTCCTCAACCGCGGCTACGAGCAGCGCGGCGACCTCGTCACCGAGATCATCGAGGAGCTTCCCCTCGACCAGTCCGCCATCGAGTCCGCCGCCGCCGGCCTCTCCTCCTCCACCGACCTCCTCTCCCTCGCTCGCCAGACGCCCGTCATCCGCCTCGTCAACATGATCCTCTTCGAGGCCCTCCGCCGCCGAGCGAGCGACGTCCACGTCCACCCCCAGGAGAACCGCCTCGTCATCCGATTCCGCATCGACGGCATGCTCGTCGATGCCTTCACGCCCCCCATGTCCCTCGCGGCAGCCATCTCCAGCCGCATGAAGGTCATGACCGAACTTGACATCGCCAACCGACACAGCCCGCAGGACGGCCACACCTCCGTCCGCATCGGCCAGAAGAAGGTCGACGTCCGCCTCTCCTGCATCCCCACCGTCTTCGGCGAGCGCCTCGTCCTCCGACTCCTCGACCAGAGCCAGACCCAGCTCTCCCTCGACGAGATCGGCATGGCCAAGCGCATGCAGGCCCAGCTCCTCGACCTCATCGACCGCCCCACAGGCATGATCCTCGTCACCGGACCCACCGGCTCAGGCAAGACCACCACCCTCTACGCCGCCCTCGGCCGCGTCGATCGCGGCTCACGCAACGTCATGACCATCGAAGACCCCGTCGAATACCACCTCGACGGTATCAGCCAGATGCAGGTGAACCCCAAGCGCGGTGTCACCTTCGCCACAGGCCTCCGCGCCCTCCTCCGCCAGGACCCGGACGTCATCCTCGTCGGTGAAATCCGCGACAAGGAAACCGCGCAACTCGCCATCCAGGCCTCCCTCACCGGCCACCTCGTCCTCGCCACGCTCCACACCAACGACGCACCGAGCGCGATCCCCCGCCTCATCGACATCGGCGTCGAGCCGTACCTCGTCACTTCCTGCCTGCTCGCCGTCCTCGCCCAGCGCCTCGTGCGCCGTGTCTGCCCCGCCTGCGGCGGCGCGCAGACCCACGACGGCGCACGCTGCGACGCCTGCTTCGGTGCTGGCTATCGCGGCCGCGTCGCCGTCTACGAGATCATGTCCATGAACGACGAACTCCGTCGGCTCACCGCCCGGCGCGCCGACGGCGTCACCCTCTATCAGGCCGCCGTGGACGCGGGCTTCCACCCCATGCGCGACGACGCCGCCGAGAAGGTCGCCCAGGGCCTCACCGATCAGGCCGAGGTCTACCGCGTCCTCCACTGA
- a CDS encoding cobalamin-binding protein has product MRIVSLVPSATETLCLVGGRGMLVGRSHECDFPSGLEGVPTLTAARTGRGDVAAIDAEVRQQLAEGRPLYTINEAEIERLQPDLILTQDVCSVCSIDLATVRRLAERMTPRPRVMSLNPKTVEGVLDDVMAVGEAAGLAREAHAAALRLRERLFRAQEFVPPYVDGPVVGFLEWTDPLFIAGHWTVQLIERAGGRHPLNPTVAREDAGAAEGPQQAERTAGRSIAVPAEVFAGVRPEWLVVCPCGLGLERAWEEMARLAREEWFRSLPAVRAGRVSVVDGNQMFNRPGPRLVDAFEWLVGWLQGRGELMPRGFPWRAWEG; this is encoded by the coding sequence ATGCGGATCGTCAGTCTGGTGCCATCGGCGACGGAGACGCTGTGCCTCGTCGGCGGGCGCGGGATGCTGGTCGGGCGGTCGCACGAGTGCGATTTCCCGTCCGGTCTGGAGGGCGTCCCGACACTGACGGCGGCCCGGACGGGGCGTGGCGACGTCGCGGCCATCGACGCGGAGGTACGACAGCAGTTGGCCGAGGGCCGACCGCTGTACACGATCAACGAGGCGGAGATCGAGCGATTGCAGCCGGACCTCATCCTGACGCAGGATGTGTGCTCGGTCTGCTCGATTGACCTTGCGACGGTGCGCCGGCTGGCGGAGCGGATGACACCGCGGCCTCGGGTGATGAGCCTGAACCCGAAGACAGTCGAGGGCGTGCTGGATGACGTGATGGCAGTGGGCGAGGCGGCGGGACTGGCGCGCGAGGCGCACGCGGCAGCGCTGCGGCTGCGGGAGCGGCTGTTTCGGGCGCAGGAGTTCGTGCCGCCGTATGTGGATGGGCCGGTGGTCGGGTTCCTGGAGTGGACGGACCCGCTCTTCATCGCGGGCCACTGGACGGTGCAGTTGATCGAGCGTGCGGGCGGGCGGCACCCGCTGAACCCGACGGTGGCACGCGAGGACGCCGGCGCGGCGGAGGGGCCCCAGCAGGCGGAGCGCACGGCGGGACGGTCCATCGCCGTGCCCGCGGAGGTGTTCGCGGGTGTGCGACCGGAGTGGCTGGTGGTGTGCCCGTGCGGGCTCGGGCTGGAGCGGGCGTGGGAGGAGATGGCGCGGCTGGCGAGAGAGGAGTGGTTTCGATCGCTGCCGGCGGTGCGCGCGGGGCGCGTTTCGGTGGTGGACGGGAACCAGATGTTCAACCGTCCCGGGCCGCGGCTGGTGGATGCGTTCGAGTGGCTGGTGGGGTGGCTGCAGGGGCGTGGGGAGTTGATGCCGCGCGGGTTTCCGTGGCGGGCGTGGGAGGGGTGA
- a CDS encoding aminotransferase IV, whose translation MLQQFDPRNRDILVNINGRLVHRDEAGVSPFDSAVQGGDAVWEGLRVYDGRIFRLTEHLDRLRGSALALAFETIPSHAEITEQVRRTLEANGMRDGVHIRLTLTRGVKVTSGMDPRLNRSGPTLIVLAEHKPPVYGSGGIALATSGVRRFPPDCLDPKIHHCNLIQSILAKIEATNAGADDALMLDVRGFVAETNATHVLIVTRGKVETSRTVACPEGITRAAVLGLCLAHGIAHEERDVSLAEVYRADEAFCTGTMGEIVPVVKVDGRTIGAGEAGPVTRRIQGLFRELTASEGERVVG comes from the coding sequence ATGCTGCAGCAGTTTGACCCTCGGAACCGCGACATCCTGGTGAACATCAACGGTCGGCTCGTGCATCGGGACGAGGCGGGAGTATCACCGTTCGACTCGGCGGTGCAGGGGGGGGACGCGGTGTGGGAAGGGCTGCGCGTGTACGACGGGCGCATCTTCCGGCTGACGGAGCACCTGGACCGGCTGCGGGGGAGCGCGCTCGCGCTGGCGTTCGAGACCATCCCGAGCCACGCGGAGATCACGGAGCAGGTGCGGCGGACGCTGGAGGCGAACGGGATGCGCGACGGCGTGCACATCCGATTGACGCTGACGCGGGGCGTGAAGGTGACGAGCGGGATGGACCCTCGCCTGAACCGGAGCGGGCCGACGCTGATCGTGCTGGCGGAGCACAAGCCGCCTGTGTACGGATCGGGCGGTATCGCGCTGGCGACGAGCGGCGTGCGACGGTTCCCGCCGGACTGCCTGGACCCGAAGATCCACCACTGCAACCTGATCCAGTCGATCCTGGCGAAGATCGAGGCGACAAACGCCGGCGCGGACGATGCGCTGATGCTGGACGTGCGCGGGTTCGTGGCGGAAACGAACGCGACGCACGTCCTCATCGTGACGCGGGGGAAGGTGGAGACGAGCCGCACGGTGGCGTGCCCGGAAGGGATCACGCGGGCGGCGGTGTTGGGCTTGTGCCTCGCGCACGGGATCGCGCACGAGGAGCGCGACGTGTCGCTCGCGGAGGTGTACCGGGCGGACGAGGCTTTCTGCACGGGGACGATGGGCGAGATCGTGCCGGTGGTGAAGGTAGACGGACGGACGATCGGCGCGGGAGAAGCGGGGCCTGTCACGCGGCGGATTCAGGGCCTGTTCCGCGAGTTGACGGCGAGCGAGGGGGAGCGGGTGGTGGGGTGA
- a CDS encoding acyl-CoA thioesterase, with protein sequence MSERRLALRVVTMPRETNQYGTIFGGVILSYIDQAGFVEARRHGQHRWVTASMDRVDFTAPVHLGDIVSFHTSTERLGTKSVTVRVEVEAERYTTGETVPVTSATVTLVSVDAAGRPIPFRDKPTTGA encoded by the coding sequence ATGAGCGAACGGCGCCTTGCCCTGCGGGTTGTGACGATGCCGCGGGAGACGAACCAGTACGGGACGATCTTCGGCGGGGTGATCCTGAGCTACATCGACCAGGCGGGGTTCGTCGAGGCTCGGCGGCACGGGCAGCACCGGTGGGTCACGGCGTCAATGGACCGGGTGGATTTCACGGCCCCGGTGCACCTGGGGGACATCGTGTCGTTCCACACCTCGACGGAGCGGCTGGGGACGAAGAGCGTGACGGTGCGGGTGGAGGTGGAGGCGGAGCGGTACACAACGGGGGAGACGGTGCCGGTGACGAGCGCGACGGTGACGCTGGTGTCGGTGGACGCGGCGGGAAGGCCGATCCCGTTCCGGGACAAGCCGACGACCGGGGCGTGA
- a CDS encoding STAS domain-containing protein: protein MSGAMFVEIGRTGPALVGRVVSSKVTEREAPIIEAELSGSAEGSAWRMVVDLTEVGMLASAGLGMLVTLHRKCRDNSGKMAICGVSEDILGALKLSRLDRMLVIKTDLEAAVKAVA, encoded by the coding sequence ATGTCGGGGGCGATGTTCGTGGAGATCGGGCGGACAGGGCCTGCGCTGGTCGGGCGGGTAGTGTCGTCGAAGGTGACGGAGCGCGAGGCGCCGATCATCGAGGCGGAACTGAGCGGGTCAGCGGAGGGCAGCGCGTGGCGGATGGTGGTGGACCTGACGGAGGTCGGGATGCTGGCGTCGGCGGGGCTGGGAATGCTGGTGACGCTGCACCGCAAGTGCCGCGACAACAGCGGGAAGATGGCGATCTGCGGGGTGAGCGAGGACATCCTGGGCGCGCTGAAACTGAGCCGCCTGGACCGGATGCTGGTCATCAAGACGGACCTCGAGGCGGCGGTGAAGGCGGTGGCGTGA
- a CDS encoding phosphoribosylglycinamide formyltransferase codes for MISGGGRTLLNIADAIDTGRLRATIALVIASRECRGAERARARGFETVVVPGEIGRDALAALLDERAIDWVVLAGYLRYVHVAEPYRGRIVNIHPALLPAFGGKGMYGERVHAAVLASGATETGCTVHHVDEEYDHGPIVLQARCPVLPGDTVKALAERVFELECRVYPEALRRLIEGKT; via the coding sequence ATGATCAGCGGGGGGGGGCGGACGCTCCTCAACATCGCCGACGCGATCGACACGGGTCGGCTGCGGGCAACGATCGCGCTGGTGATCGCGTCGCGCGAGTGCCGCGGCGCGGAACGGGCGAGAGCGCGCGGGTTCGAGACGGTCGTCGTGCCCGGTGAGATCGGGCGCGATGCGCTGGCGGCGCTGCTCGATGAGCGGGCGATCGACTGGGTCGTACTGGCGGGGTATCTGCGGTACGTGCACGTGGCGGAGCCGTACCGTGGGCGGATCGTGAACATACACCCTGCGCTGCTGCCCGCGTTCGGGGGCAAGGGGATGTACGGCGAGCGCGTGCATGCCGCGGTGCTGGCGTCCGGAGCGACGGAGACGGGCTGCACGGTTCACCACGTGGACGAGGAGTACGACCACGGGCCGATCGTCCTTCAGGCTCGGTGCCCGGTGCTGCCGGGCGACACCGTGAAGGCGCTGGCGGAGCGGGTGTTCGAGCTGGAGTGTCGGGTGTATCCCGAGGCGTTGCGGCGTCTGATCGAGGGGAAGACCTGA
- a CDS encoding PDZ domain-containing protein yields MRAFRGMAGVVVVAAALSAACPSAVLGQDAGGSLEERAIRAFAAGDYEAAEAALHLQLEEEPGNFVAMYNLACVRAMRGDTAEAGEMLIRAVEHGFTDIRQLTHDPHLAPLRGDPRYLAIVQRWDEILERRAATDLERARERFGAGYLYERDGRLRLLFASGFTAETTAQCRAEVERIYEWAMAEVFGETHTELAGSKDAWVLVALPTRRDFERWAVETYGPAARGYTQGIGGHYNHDTKQLVTGDLGASLRHEFMHVLHWRSTTRLGQIHPVWVQEGLCSLVEDYDPGPDGRPVPVPSWRTNQARFLAEAGKLLKVRDLVSVPREHFTGTRPLAFYGQARTLFLFLHSRGRLSGWYKHFTEHFRDDPTGLASLEAALEMSAEEIDSEYRRWLLSLPKAPEEVRVGSASLGVQIDATGTGEGLTISAFVPRSAAGGLRVGDVITHVDGRAVRDYYELVRVLAQRSPGETVEVGYRRGRLHGTAEVTLKKAE; encoded by the coding sequence ATGCGAGCGTTTCGCGGGATGGCGGGCGTTGTGGTCGTGGCGGCTGCGCTGTCGGCGGCGTGTCCGAGCGCTGTGCTCGGTCAGGACGCGGGCGGGTCGCTGGAGGAGCGGGCGATCCGTGCGTTCGCGGCGGGGGACTACGAGGCGGCGGAGGCCGCGCTGCACCTGCAGCTGGAGGAGGAGCCGGGCAACTTCGTGGCGATGTACAACCTGGCGTGCGTGCGGGCGATGCGCGGGGACACGGCCGAGGCTGGGGAGATGCTCATTCGCGCGGTGGAGCACGGGTTCACGGACATTCGGCAGCTGACGCACGACCCGCACCTCGCGCCGCTGCGGGGCGACCCTCGATACCTGGCGATCGTGCAGCGGTGGGACGAGATCCTGGAACGGCGGGCGGCGACAGACCTCGAAAGGGCGCGGGAGCGATTCGGGGCGGGGTACCTGTACGAGCGTGACGGGCGTCTGCGGCTGCTGTTCGCGTCCGGGTTCACGGCAGAAACGACGGCGCAGTGCCGGGCGGAGGTGGAGCGCATCTACGAGTGGGCGATGGCGGAGGTGTTCGGCGAGACACACACGGAACTGGCCGGTTCGAAGGACGCGTGGGTGCTGGTCGCGCTGCCGACCCGGCGGGACTTCGAGCGGTGGGCGGTGGAGACGTATGGGCCTGCGGCGCGGGGCTACACGCAGGGGATCGGCGGGCACTACAACCACGACACGAAGCAGCTGGTGACAGGCGACCTCGGGGCGAGCCTGCGGCACGAGTTCATGCACGTGCTGCACTGGCGCAGCACGACGCGGCTGGGGCAGATTCATCCGGTGTGGGTGCAGGAGGGGTTGTGCTCGCTGGTCGAGGACTACGACCCCGGACCCGACGGACGCCCGGTGCCGGTGCCGTCGTGGCGGACGAACCAGGCGCGGTTTCTGGCCGAGGCGGGGAAGCTGCTGAAGGTGCGCGACCTGGTGTCGGTGCCTCGGGAGCACTTCACCGGAACGAGGCCGCTGGCATTCTATGGTCAGGCGAGGACGCTGTTTCTGTTCCTGCACTCGCGAGGCAGATTGTCGGGGTGGTACAAGCACTTCACGGAGCACTTCCGGGACGATCCGACGGGTCTGGCGTCGCTGGAGGCCGCGCTGGAGATGTCGGCGGAGGAGATCGACAGCGAGTATCGACGCTGGCTGCTGTCGCTGCCGAAGGCGCCCGAGGAGGTGCGGGTGGGGTCGGCGTCGCTGGGCGTGCAGATCGACGCGACGGGGACGGGAGAGGGGCTGACGATCAGCGCGTTCGTGCCTCGGAGCGCGGCGGGTGGGCTGCGTGTCGGCGACGTGATCACGCACGTGGACGGGCGCGCGGTGCGGGACTACTACGAGCTGGTGCGTGTGCTGGCGCAGCGTTCGCCGGGGGAGACTGTGGAGGTAGGGTATCGGCGCGGCCGGCTGCACGGGACGGCGGAGGTAACGCTCAAGAAGGCGGAGTGA
- a CDS encoding universal stress protein, producing the protein MWAMIEKLRMRGVGSVIAGGFGMRGRVAVGGFPPHTRRWRHHRRTPNANRPARPLPPRSRTASHRRRSIRRYRSVPAGSDSEVTMPTDTLRQIKTILVGSGLTPESIGGVVTARLLAHRYGAALHLVHVVEPVSEVTERAIPGLAEKHVQLAEEELRLFCQSHGLADGVTLHVLRGDPESEILALRAKLHADLIVVGRYGKGGLKRGRLGSVADRLLRASPVSVVIALPEFRGDIQRVGMACDLHADNDEFLIRAVEVASRLGVPEVVLLGSYEVPSGYHMVLTWEEACEKIAHALRERADAMIARVARIAPGVAVRVRIEEGLPASRIPALALEERLDLLVLGTHTRTAPAQVLLGRISEKIIDAAGCSVWAEKSPKRFQRFVDALAHLLD; encoded by the coding sequence ATGTGGGCGATGATCGAGAAGTTGCGGATGCGCGGCGTCGGGTCGGTCATCGCGGGCGGCTTCGGGATGCGGGGAAGGGTCGCAGTGGGGGGATTCCCGCCACACACGCGGCGGTGGCGCCATCATAGGCGAACCCCGAACGCTAACCGCCCCGCTCGCCCGCTCCCGCCACGATCGCGTACAGCCTCGCACCGCCGACGGTCGATAAGACGATACCGTTCAGTCCCGGCCGGGTCGGACTCGGAGGTCACCATGCCCACTGACACACTCCGCCAGATCAAAACCATCCTCGTCGGCTCCGGCCTCACCCCCGAGTCCATCGGCGGCGTCGTAACCGCTCGCCTCCTTGCTCACCGATACGGCGCGGCCCTGCACCTCGTCCACGTCGTCGAACCCGTTTCAGAGGTCACCGAACGCGCCATCCCGGGCCTCGCCGAAAAGCACGTCCAACTCGCCGAGGAAGAACTCCGGCTCTTCTGCCAATCGCACGGCCTCGCCGACGGCGTTACGCTCCACGTCCTGCGCGGCGACCCCGAGTCCGAAATCCTCGCCCTTCGCGCCAAACTTCACGCCGACCTCATCGTCGTCGGACGCTATGGCAAGGGCGGCCTCAAGCGCGGCCGGCTCGGCAGCGTCGCCGACAGGCTCCTCCGCGCTTCCCCCGTCAGCGTCGTCATCGCCCTCCCCGAGTTCCGAGGCGACATCCAGCGCGTCGGCATGGCCTGCGACCTCCACGCCGACAACGACGAGTTCCTTATCCGAGCCGTCGAGGTCGCCTCGCGCCTCGGCGTCCCGGAGGTCGTCCTCCTCGGCTCCTACGAAGTCCCCAGCGGATACCACATGGTCCTCACCTGGGAAGAAGCCTGCGAGAAGATCGCGCACGCTCTCCGCGAACGCGCCGACGCCATGATCGCCCGGGTCGCCCGCATCGCGCCCGGCGTCGCCGTCCGCGTCCGTATTGAGGAGGGCCTCCCCGCCTCGCGCATCCCCGCCCTCGCCCTCGAAGAGCGCCTCGACCTCCTCGTCCTCGGCACCCACACTCGAACCGCGCCAGCGCAGGTGCTCCTCGGTCGTATCAGCGAGAAGATCATCGACGCCGCGGGCTGCTCCGTCTGGGCCGAGAAATCTCCGAAGCGCTTCCAGCGCTTCGTCGACGCCCTTGCCCACCTCCTCGACTGA